Below is a window of Corvus cornix cornix isolate S_Up_H32 chromosome 2, ASM73873v5, whole genome shotgun sequence DNA.
ATCTcgcattttaaatgaaaataagcatAACTTCAATAAGATGGATTTTACTACAGAACTAGAATTCCATTATCACCTGGTGCGAGAACATACCTGAGCATGTAGTGTTCCTTAGCTAGACGGCTGCAGCCCTGGCCTGGCGGGAACGGAGTTTGACGTTCCTGTGGCCGCGCTGGGATGCCCTGGGGCGGCTTGTGCAGAGAGCACCGAGAGCGGGGTAACTCGGCATTTCCGATTCCTTGCTTAGAGCCGAATAGTGCATCAATTTAATCGACTCACTGAGATGTAAACGAGCTTCCCTAATCAGACATGCTCAAGTGAGTTCTACCCTTTGCCTGGGGTGAGCTCGCTTGAGCGGGTCACTGATAATAACTGAAGTCCACGCAAGGGTTAAACCAGTTCACGTGTCTGCATTTGCTGTCGGACTAAGTTTCTGAAAACCTCAGAGAAACGGGGTGGAAGTGCTGTTGTGGAGGTGCCCGGTTATTATGGTTCTTCACCGTTTTCGGGCAGGAGCCCGTGCTTCCCCTTTATTTAGCACGGACTCGAACTCCGTTCGGTGACGCGGGGAGGGACAGAGCCCGGCGGGCGGCTGCGGCTGAGGAGCCGCGCCGCGCCCTGAGACGAGGGGCGCTCCCGGGGGAGCCCCGCGGTCGGACCCCCCCACTCGCGGGGCGCCGCTCCGGCCGCGGCCGGGGGCACCGCAGCCCACCCGGGTCGGGGTGAATTCAGAGCCCGGCGCCGCTGTCCCGCGGTCTGGCCCCCAAGAGGCCGGAAAGGTCGGGGCCTGCACCTCCCCGCCTCTTTCGCCCAGGTTTCCCAGAGCTGTCATGGTCAGGCGCGGCTCCAGGGGAGGTTCCCCCcgtggtgaggggctgggggctgccccaACTGCCTCACTCCGGCAGGAGTGGAGCGCGGCTCCAAGGCACAGCTTGGCGGCCGGCGGAGCGGTGCCGCACACGCTTATTAAAGCTGCCTTTGCTCCCGGCTGCGCCCCCGATCCCGGTGCCCCGATCCCGCTCCGGCAGCTCCGAGCCCTCCCGCGCTCTCGATCCCGCTCGGGCCGCTCGCAGCGTCCCGCGCTCCCGAGCCCGCGCCGCCGTGGCCGCGCTGCGCGCGCTCCCCCCGGGCGGCGCCGTGCCCGCGCCCTGCGCGATGCAGTGTGGGAATGGCTGTGGCGCTGGGGTTGGCTGAAAGAGGCGGCCAGTCGAGGTTTAATGTCCGCCATGTTGGCCGTGGCGTATTGAGCGGAACCGGAGCGGCGGAGGAGCGGAGCCAGCGCCCAGCCCAGCCGCGCCAGCGGGCGCCGCCGGGCCCCGTGTCGGAGTGCGCCCCGCCCTGCCGGGGGAGCCCCGGTCCCTCCATGAGATCGCTCGGCGGGGTCCGGCTCTCAGCTCGGGAGCGCGCTTGCTGTCGCCCCCCCCTTCCCAGCCGGAGCCGCCATCGCCGCCTAACATGAGCAAACTGTCGTTCCGGGCCCGGGCGCTGGACGCGTCCAAGCCGCTGCCCGTCTTCCGCTGCGAGGACCTGCCTGACTTGGCCGAATATGCCTCCATTAACCGGGCCGTGCCGCAGATGCCCACGGGcatggagaaggaagaggagtCGGTACGTgagacccccccccccctcgGCCGGGTCCCACCATCCCCCCCGCACCCGGGCCCCCACCTTCGCCTCTGCGCAAGCACAAAATGGCCGCCATCTTCTCCCCGCTCTCCCCGCCCGCCGGGAGGGGGGGGACACCCGCGGCGGGAAGACGCCGAGTCTGGCCGTCCCTCACCGCGCCCTCCCCCGGAGCTCCCTCACGGCCTCTTCGCCCCCACGCTTGtgccccgcggccgccggcgGCCCTTCCCCGGGGCCCCGAAAGGCACAAAGGGGGTCACGTGACACCGCGGGGCGGCCGCCATTTTGTGTCTCGGTCCTTGGGCCGGGCCTGGTGCGGCAGCCGCGAGGAGCAGAcggggcccggcggcggcgccgTGCGCGCGCTGCCCCGCCGGGGGGCGCTGCCGAGCCGGACGGCGCCGCGGGGGGCGCGCGGCAGCGGGAGCGCGCGTGGGCCCGGCCGCCCTCAGGGgagcggggcccggcggggcccgtgccttttccttttcccctgccAGAGATAGGAAGGGTTTGTGTTTGGATTTACCTGAAAACCCTGCAAGTGCCTTCAGATAGTGTAAGTAGTGTAAGTAAAGTTGTGATGGTCCCTACGAAAGTCAGTTTTGAAGCGCTACTCAGGGTAAGGAAATCCGTGTTGGAGGCTAAAAGTCTATCGCTTCCTGCTCGGTTTTGCTGTCTCAGTGGAGGATGAAACTTTAAACCATTTTGAACTTCTGGGTCATTTAATCATTCACTCAAGCGCTTTCCAAGATAGGTAAAACAATCAGTAGCTGTTACTGCTGAAGGTAAAACACTTGGTAACTGTTATTGTTAAAGACTCTGCTCTGAAGTGTGTTATTTGCAGTGTTGTAAATCTTTAATTATTTCCGTAGTATAATCTGTTTTCCCCATCTGTGCATTAAGTACAGCAAATAGGGAAGTACTGTAGAAATACAGTTATGTAAGCGTGTTTTGAAATTTGGTGCTAAGAACAAAGGTGACACtagctcagttggttagagcaGGGTGCTAATAAAGCCAAGGTTGTGGGTTCGATCCTCTTTTGgaccattcacttaagagttgaactcgatgatccttgtTGGGTCCCTTACAACTCAGaatattcagtgattctgtgacaatTTCATAGTCCTGAGTTTTTCTAGCTGTCAGACTTCCATTGTCCTTTGAAGGTGACAGGCTTTAAAGTTTCTGTTTGTAGTTCTGGATGTAGCAAACTTGGAgttgcatttgttttaaaagaggTATCATCTTTAAATAGAGTTTCCTCTTTGTGGCACTATTGCTCTTAGTTAATGGATTGCGTGAATTTTTATGAAATGTCTTCGAACAGAAAGGTTTCTAGAGAGTAATGTGCTTTGTGTGTTGTTGTCCATAGAGTAACCACTctctgaggctttttttttagcataacTCCCTACCATTTTAACATAATTTGGTATTTCCAAGTCTTCTGCAAGTCATAAGTTGCTTTAAACATCTGCTAAAATGTATATTGTGAAGTGTCgtggttttgtggttgtttttttgaatttttctaaTTGGTAGGTTGGGTTTTATCAGGTTGTTTTggtggtgtttatttttgtgaagaTGCTTAGAACTTCAACATGGTATCCATTGAGGAGTATTTACTGCTACTGTAGGTAGCAGTGCTTAGGATGCTTGTGTTTCTATCGGGCACAGATGATCTATTCTGAAGTGATACCTGTAGATTTTGAATATGAGAGAAAGCAcctttaatttcctcttctaccagaattttaaattttgttgtttgttaTGACGCTTGCTGAGTTTATTTCTCAGTTCAAGAGAGTGAGAATGCATGCATGCATTTATTTATGTAGAAATGTCAGGTTGCTGTCTTTCTCTTTTACTGTTTGCCTGGCAGTTACAAGTTTTCAGGCTAGAAAATTACATGGGCTGTCTGTATAGTCTCCCTAAACCCAGAGATACATGTCCTAGCTAAGTAAAAGTAGTAATGGGtaaggaaaagattttaaacattaattatAAGACTTGTTTTTGTGGTTAACCTGATGCTTTTGTTTCCTAAATTTAGCTTTGAGGGTTAGCTCTAGGTATAAGTAGACGCTTCCCACAGCTAAAGTTTgcttctgcatttgttttgaaTATGTGTGTacgcacacaaacacacagctcCAAAAGAAATTTGTTTGCTGTCAGTAAACACAGGTGTCTTTCTGAATCATTTTTGGACCTTCTTATGTAAAATAGTTTTGATATTAAACGCTTGTTCCATATTGTTTCTGCAAACTTGTtgaatttccttccttccctcttgtTGACCTAAAAAGCTTTCTCTTCAGTTTATATTAGTGGTGACAACAGAGAGCGCAGTTCTATGACTTAAGTTGTGGCAAACCTCATAGGTTTAATTCCATACTGTGTTCTGTTTCCCAAACTTCAGGCCATGCATGATTTTGGAAAGTTGGTAGTTTGTGTTATGTAGCTGAAGACTTGAgttggaggattttttttccctaatgctTACAAAAATGATGGATGTTCTTATTAAAAACAGATGGCAAAGGGTCCATAAGATTCTGGAGGAGAGGGTGTCTTCAACTAGTGTGAATAagcatttttaactttttataaaTAGAATTCTAACATTGGTTTGAGTTTTgcataaatgtaattttaaatgaacagaTATTTGGAGCTAAGAGATCTCCTCTTGACTAAATAACTTTCCCTAGGGAAAAATGCAATCAAAGAGATTTAATATTCAGGCATCAAGTCACAAGATATTTAAATGACTAATTACTGTTTTGATGCACAAAAAGGAATCTTATTTTGCTTCACTTTCATCTTATCTTTCTCCCATCATGTTCCTACAAAGAAGTGAATAGTGAAAATAGTGTGTCTTCATTATTACAACTGGAAGCTTCAGTTTAGAAGTGTTATTCTGTAAgtcttttgaaggaaaaacaacctTGCTGAGTCTATGGGAGTCGTAAAATACACAGTTGATACTAGGGATATAGTAACCCTTTTAAAGGAAGTGACAGCTAAGGGCCTTAAGTGGTGTTAATTCTGTTACAAGGGGAGTCTGCCTTGCTTCAAGCCATGGCTTCAgtcagtggttttgtttggagGTAAAAGATGAGTAAAAAAACTCTTTGACATGAAGACAGCAGTACTGGAAGTTACCAACTGATCTTGTGTTCTGACAGATGGTTTAGCTGCCAGGTTTCTGAGATAAACACGTTGTGGCTGTTGCCAAGTCTGTTGCTAAATCTAAGAAACTGGAAAGTATCATGAGacatacacattttaaaaaaaaatccttcaaaatgtAATGGAACTTCTAACATAACATTAAACATCCCgatattatttcaaaatgctgcttttgagtGATACAGATCCTCAATGCTGTAATTTTGAGAACCAGACAACAGACCACTGTTAATAATACAATAATGCAGATTTGGCTATCAAGTCCATTGATAAAAGTGAATAAACAAGTAGGTGGAGTGGATTTGTTTAGCATTTATATAGGACTTTTTAAAAGGTGTTCATTTGTGTACtctgtggttttctgtttttgAGGAGGCAGATTCTAGACTAAAAGGagacagctggaaaagcagacCAGAGGTAACTTTAGCTaagcaagttaaaaaatatGACAGACTGAAGGTTTTTGAACGTGTTCAGTAACACTTCAGAAAGAAAGTACATGTAGCTCTACAGGTAGCCTAGATTTTATGGCCTCCAACCAAACCAAGGGAAACTATACttgttttccttgcattttttgaaaggaaagtaGAAAGGACACACTCTACATGTCTAGCCTCTAGATTATCTTagataaaaaatagaaaatttgggtgggggggaaggggtgTTGAGACTTCAtggatcatttaaaaaatacatccttATGGAAAATTACTATGAGTATAGTTGGTTgggttctgggtttttttaagagagtgaaaaagaaggaacaaagcCATGTGTTTGAAGGACACCATGCCAACATTAATAAGGCTTTTTTAAGATGTTGGGAAGTTAAAATTTCTTAGTTGAAGCAGTGCCCTAGCAAAGATTAGTGTGAGCAGAGATACTTTCAATTAAGTGCCTTAGTATAGATCTGAGAAATTAATTACCTAATAGAAAACTTGTCTGTGTTGATGACATTTCCAGAGTTAATAACAGCCCTAGGGTTGTGGGAATTATCATGCGTTTGTGGAGGGgagttgtttcattttttccttgagTGAGTTTGTTATCCTTATGTAAATGCTGATAGTACTATGGTCTGCTAAGGTTTTGGATGTTAGTTTTGGTTTCTGTCTTCTTTGTGTTCAAGTTTGTATAGGTTAAATGCACTTTCTCCCTCGGGTACAGTTTTTTAAATGCCAGTGTCTTTGTCCTTGGTGTTGAGgtaggagagagagagagaatgctGTTGCTTTATTGAATTATTCCTAACTCCCTCTTCTGACTGAGATCCTGGTCTGGTGATGAATCCTTGTCCTCACCCTAGCTCTGGTGTAGCTGCTTGCTTGTCCTACTAGATTTCTGATGGTGATGCACTATGTGGAGTTGTTACTGTGGTtcacagtttaaaattaaagcttGATTTCTAATGTTAGTTAGTGTTGCTAGTTACAGATAGAAGAATTAAGCACCCAGAGTCCAAAATTATAATCTGTACAGCTGTTCATTCAGTTcttactgttttcctttgtataTGTGTCATGGTCTAACTGACAGCTTGCACAGGGGCTGGAATTAAGTCTGTATGTGTAATTATCATTTCTGGGTACTGTCCTACTCTGTTACCTGGTGTTTGAGCAAACTGTTGAAATAGTTTACGTTCTGGTTTTGATCTCTTTAAATCCACAGTTGTATTATCTTTCCTGCACTGGCTTTGGGGATGTTTAAGAAAAGCTTATAtgttaaaatttcattattagATGTAATTTTCCCCCTTCAGCATGACCTGTCAGTATTTGCTAAATGCTGTTGAAGACCCGGTGAAGATAAGCTAATGTTCATTCAAATGCTTCAGAACACTTCAAACATATTCTCTAATAGGATGTGTCTTAATTTAACAAAGTGCTACTGGTAAATTTTCATTTACCCACTTTGGATAGGCTCAAGGATCACATCCTTTCCATGGAACTGCCTTGGGCACTGCTAGCACAGATCTCTTCCAAGCCATatctgcacagaaaaatatttttctcctcccaaaTCCATACTGCAGGCATTGGGAGGCTACCATATCCAGGGTCTCTTGCTGCTGAAACAGCTGTTTTTAGCTTATCAAGGGAAAAAGTTGGTAAGGAATGTACAAAAAGACACCCATATGTTATCATCTAAGCCCTAATGAATTCAAAATGTGTGAAGTAAGCATGCAGCTGAGGTGTAGTGAGTCAGTGTATGAACAGTGTTAACTTACATATGGAAATTTCACTAAAGGTtctccagtcttttttttttattacattcttGCCAGCTTAAGAAACTGCATTCTGTGAGTGCTTCCATGAAAGTGTGTATTTCTAATTGTGTGCATGGGGCCTTAAGTACACTTAAACTAACCACTGCCTTACTGATGCATGACTGATGGGTATTGAGTATTTTAGAGTCTTGTTGGGGCAATCAGAATTACATGAATGTAAAATCATAGCAGGTACTGTAACTGAATCATTAGTTTCCAGTctgggtttgttgggtttttttgggttgtttgttttttttttttttttttttttctttgatgcaGTGTTAGAAAACTCTGTAAAGCTTTTTGCTTACTAACAGAAGAGAATCTGTGCCCCCCTTTCCAGCTGTAGAAGTCCTGAAATCTTAAGTAGAACAACTGAACTCCTTCAGTGGTCTCTTTTTAGAAAAGGACAACTGAAACATTAAAGAGTTTTGAAGTAAATGAGGAGAGTAGAGACAGGTCTTTTTGCATAGTCTTTGATTCATGAGTCCTGTGAACTGGAAGAGTATTGCTTCTTGTTTGTGTTCCCCTTTGTGCATCTTTTCTGCTCACTCATAGCAAAGGCATTAATTTTGTATGCCAGTCTAAGCATTTTTTTTgtgcataattttaaatacacttaACTCATAGATTAGATTTCCAATAACCTGCATGTTTGATAGGAGAACACAAAAACAAGAGCCTTTTGCAGTTTTGGCTAAAGTAATAGTCTACAGACTCCTCAGTTCATAGctggaagagatttttctgtgagCTCATGCCATGACCTTAGCTTTACCTTTTAGTTTGGTACTGAGCTCAGTCACTTACTTTAGATATACCTGTGTGAAAAAGGTTTGAAGTGCTTAGCCAGAgaattttgagagaaaaaatgtgGCAGCTCTTGACAAGTGGGGCCAAATTTCAAATGTAAGAGTAACAGTGATGACTTCCTGCATATTCCATCTTCAGTTATA
It encodes the following:
- the LOC120411942 gene encoding translation initiation factor IF-2-like produces the protein MADIKPRLAASFSQPQRHSHSHTASRRARARRRPGGARAARPRRRGLGSAGRCERPERDRERGRARSCRSGIGAPGSGAQPGAKAALISVCGTAPPAAKLCLGAALHSCRSEAVGAAPSPSPRGEPPLEPRLTMTALGNLGERGGEVQAPTFPASWGPDRGTAAPGSEFTPTRVGCGAPGRGRSGAPRVGGSDRGAPPGAPLVSGRGAAPQPQPPAGLCPSPRHRTEFESVLNKGEARAPARKR